One Chloroflexota bacterium genomic window carries:
- a CDS encoding ABC transporter ATP-binding protein, producing MDWRTESERDTAIRLDDISVCYRVPHERIASLKEHTIRWLQRRTQTEQFLALREVTLDARRGEMIGIIGRNGAGKSTLLKVIARVLRPTTGRVRIAGAVAPLLEFGAGFHPELTGRENVFLNGALLGFSRAQMREKFDRIVDFAELWEFIDAPLRTFSSGMVARLGFAVATDVEPEILILDEVLSVGDAEFQRKSFERILSFRAAGATILFVSHNLDAVKSLCERAIWLEHGRVVSDGQAGAVVDQYQFGEGMKPRARGSIAPEQRWGTRRIEITDVRIKGDNGEEQAMFATSDSLKLEIDYCAHQPTAAPTFGIAIHRHDGMHITGPNTSFAGFPLPMLEGRGTVAFTIPHLPMLEGLYHISVSAHATDNPEMYDYHDRAYPFRIVNADGCRERYGLVTVRGNWSHIKQER from the coding sequence ATGGACTGGCGTACCGAATCTGAGCGCGACACGGCGATTCGCCTCGACGATATTTCGGTGTGCTATCGCGTGCCGCATGAACGCATTGCCTCGCTGAAAGAACACACGATCCGTTGGCTGCAAAGACGCACACAAACCGAACAGTTTTTGGCGTTGCGCGAGGTGACACTCGACGCGCGCCGCGGCGAGATGATCGGCATCATCGGCAGAAATGGCGCGGGCAAAAGCACCCTGCTCAAAGTCATCGCGCGCGTGTTGCGTCCAACCACCGGGCGCGTTCGCATTGCCGGCGCGGTCGCACCGTTGTTGGAATTCGGCGCGGGTTTTCATCCCGAGTTGACCGGGCGCGAAAACGTTTTTTTGAATGGCGCGTTGCTCGGCTTTTCGCGCGCCCAGATGCGCGAAAAATTTGATCGGATCGTGGACTTTGCGGAATTGTGGGAGTTTATTGATGCGCCCCTCCGCACATTTTCGAGCGGGATGGTGGCGCGCCTCGGGTTTGCGGTGGCGACCGATGTGGAACCGGAGATTTTGATTCTCGACGAAGTGCTCTCGGTGGGCGATGCCGAATTTCAACGCAAATCGTTCGAGCGCATTCTGTCTTTCCGCGCAGCGGGCGCGACGATTCTTTTCGTATCGCACAATCTCGACGCGGTGAAATCGTTGTGCGAACGCGCGATTTGGTTGGAACATGGGCGCGTCGTCTCCGATGGTCAAGCCGGCGCGGTCGTGGATCAATATCAATTTGGCGAGGGAATGAAACCGCGCGCGCGCGGATCGATCGCGCCGGAACAACGCTGGGGCACGCGGCGAATTGAAATCACGGACGTACGAATCAAAGGAGACAACGGCGAAGAGCAAGCCATGTTCGCGACCAGCGATTCGTTGAAGTTGGAGATAGATTATTGTGCGCACCAACCGACCGCCGCACCGACGTTCGGCATAGCGATTCATCGCCACGATGGGATGCATATTACGGGTCCAAACACATCGTTCGCCGGTTTTCCTTTGCCGATGCTCGAAGGACGCGGCACTGTCGCGTTTACGATTCCGCATTTACCGATGTTGGAAGGATTGTATCACATTTCGGTTTCGGCGCACGCGACGGATAATCCGGAAATGTACGATTATCACGACCGCGCATATCCGTTTCGAATTGTGAACGCGGATGGATGTCGCGAGCGGTACGGTTTGGTGACGGTGCGCGGCAACTGGTCTCACATCAAACAGGAACGTTGA
- a CDS encoding ABC transporter permease, with translation MRTVSDFYDSAHRPPAMLEELREVVRYRDLLAQLVVRNLTVRYKRSVLGLAWTMLNPLLMMTILTIVFSNVFRIALEHYPVYVLSALVLWNFFSHATLTAMSELVWGSGLLQRIYVPRTIFALAAVGTGMVNLVLALVPLGLIVLVSGVPLRPALVFLPIPILLTALFALGVGLVLSILAVSFADVVDIYQVALTAWLYLTPIIYPKEIIPANLQWFFLLNPIYYLLEIFRQPIYAGVLPSFEMIAVASAIAVGAFVIGWWFFARNADGLAYRI, from the coding sequence ATGCGAACCGTGTCCGATTTCTACGATTCGGCGCATCGTCCGCCGGCGATGCTCGAGGAATTGCGCGAGGTCGTGCGCTATCGCGATTTGCTCGCGCAACTCGTCGTGCGTAATTTGACGGTGCGCTACAAACGATCCGTCCTGGGTTTAGCATGGACAATGCTCAACCCGCTCTTGATGATGACGATCCTCACTATCGTCTTTTCGAATGTGTTTCGCATCGCACTCGAGCATTATCCCGTCTACGTCTTGTCCGCGCTCGTGTTGTGGAATTTTTTCTCACATGCGACGTTGACTGCCATGTCCGAGTTGGTGTGGGGCAGTGGATTGCTTCAGCGCATCTACGTGCCGCGCACCATCTTTGCGCTCGCGGCGGTTGGCACCGGCATGGTCAACCTGGTGTTGGCATTGGTCCCGCTCGGGTTGATCGTCCTCGTGTCTGGCGTACCGTTGCGTCCCGCGCTCGTTTTCTTGCCCATTCCAATTTTGCTCACGGCGCTGTTCGCGCTCGGTGTGGGACTCGTCCTGTCCATATTGGCGGTGTCGTTCGCCGATGTCGTTGACATTTATCAGGTCGCGCTGACCGCGTGGTTGTACCTCACGCCGATCATTTATCCCAAGGAAATTATTCCCGCGAACCTGCAATGGTTCTTTTTGCTCAATCCGATTTACTACCTCCTCGAAATTTTTCGCCAGCCCATTTATGCCGGCGTGTTGCCCTCGTTCGAAATGATCGCCGTCGCGAGCGCGATCGCGGTGGGCGCGTTCGTGATTGGCTGGTGGTTCTTTGCAAGGAATGCGGATGGACTGGCGTACCGAATCTGA
- a CDS encoding DUF4012 domain-containing protein, with protein MEALRRVSIALIVLGFLLIVVWVARVAFAAQSLRAHLAQMEGMARQSDLAPLCETMWSTRDDVTALRREVGGLVALAPSFGWLPIFGNDARAAPALLDAADALTEAGARVCEAFARSGVRDVSLSEGVRVLAENPALLQQAHTQFTRAEQALVNVDAAALSWLLSARVAQIQRVVPLGRAGLAAASFAPTLAGFDRPRNYLVLALNEDELRPGGGFITGVGEVRVDKGHIVAITFRDSYAADDFSAPYPDPPEPLRWYLGIEQWVFRDANWSPDMPTWARQAMTLYRAKNFTPDGLIALDQRGAQELVAGLGSLRVPDNAEPITGANVAAYMRRAWAPSDGSFTGAWWLKRKSFMGPLADAARARIEAGDYDKLLLAQAVWRIIEGKHLQIFVEQPEAQAALREQGWDGSLRASGGDYLMVVDANLGYNKVNARMKQSLNYQIDLSAQPPRAQVALTYTNTAPANYPCRPETRYDPVYDQMTNRCYWDYVRVYVPADARLDDATRVPIPASATWDRHADAGTVIARRADEGDWLSLEALMVLPTATTQTRHFALTQSDDVVQWVDAEGRYALRIQKQPGAPDFPVTVQVRLPNAGVFIQAQPSPVAVEGDRVTFKFALNRDVDILLRWKRQ; from the coding sequence ATGGAAGCGCTTCGACGCGTGAGCATCGCGCTCATTGTGCTGGGCTTTCTGTTGATCGTCGTGTGGGTGGCGCGGGTCGCGTTCGCCGCCCAGTCGTTGCGCGCGCATCTCGCTCAGATGGAAGGCATGGCGCGCCAGTCCGATCTCGCGCCATTGTGCGAAACGATGTGGTCCACACGCGACGATGTGACGGCGCTGCGTCGCGAGGTGGGTGGTTTGGTCGCGCTGGCGCCGTCGTTTGGTTGGTTGCCGATTTTTGGAAACGATGCGCGCGCCGCGCCCGCTTTGCTCGACGCCGCCGACGCATTGACCGAAGCCGGCGCGCGCGTGTGTGAAGCGTTCGCGCGGTCGGGCGTGCGCGATGTGTCGCTGTCGGAGGGCGTGCGCGTGCTCGCGGAAAACCCGGCGCTCCTACAGCAAGCGCACACGCAATTCACCCGCGCGGAGCAGGCGCTGGTGAATGTGGATGCCGCCGCGCTCTCGTGGTTGTTGTCGGCGCGCGTCGCGCAGATTCAACGCGTGGTGCCGCTCGGTCGCGCCGGGCTTGCCGCCGCGTCGTTCGCGCCGACGCTCGCCGGGTTTGATCGCCCGCGCAATTATCTGGTGCTCGCGCTCAACGAGGATGAACTGCGTCCCGGCGGTGGATTCATCACCGGTGTTGGCGAAGTGCGTGTGGACAAGGGACACATCGTCGCGATCACGTTTCGCGATAGTTACGCGGCGGATGATTTCAGCGCGCCGTATCCCGATCCGCCGGAGCCGTTGCGCTGGTACCTGGGAATCGAACAGTGGGTTTTCCGCGACGCGAACTGGTCGCCGGATATGCCGACGTGGGCGCGCCAAGCGATGACGTTGTATCGCGCGAAAAATTTCACGCCGGATGGTTTGATCGCGTTGGATCAACGCGGCGCGCAAGAATTGGTCGCCGGGTTGGGGTCGTTGCGTGTGCCGGATAACGCCGAGCCGATCACGGGCGCGAACGTTGCCGCGTACATGCGCCGCGCGTGGGCGCCAAGCGATGGCAGTTTCACCGGCGCGTGGTGGCTCAAACGCAAATCGTTTATGGGTCCGCTCGCCGATGCCGCGCGCGCGCGCATCGAAGCCGGCGATTACGACAAACTCTTGCTCGCGCAAGCCGTGTGGCGGATCATCGAAGGCAAGCATCTGCAAATTTTTGTTGAGCAACCCGAAGCGCAGGCGGCTCTGCGCGAACAGGGCTGGGATGGCTCGCTCCGCGCATCGGGGGGCGATTACTTGATGGTCGTGGATGCGAACCTGGGTTACAACAAGGTCAACGCGCGGATGAAGCAATCGCTGAACTATCAGATTGATTTGAGTGCGCAGCCGCCGCGCGCCCAGGTGGCGCTGACGTACACGAACACCGCGCCGGCGAATTATCCCTGCCGACCTGAAACGCGGTATGATCCGGTGTACGATCAGATGACGAATCGGTGTTATTGGGATTACGTGCGCGTGTACGTGCCGGCAGACGCGCGTCTGGATGATGCGACGCGCGTGCCGATCCCGGCGTCGGCAACGTGGGATCGTCATGCCGATGCGGGCACGGTGATCGCGCGCCGCGCCGATGAGGGCGACTGGCTATCGCTCGAAGCATTGATGGTGCTCCCGACTGCGACGACGCAGACGCGCCATTTCGCCTTGACACAATCCGATGACGTAGTACAATGGGTCGACGCTGAGGGGCGTTATGCGTTGCGAATTCAAAAACAACCCGGCGCGCCCGATTTTCCGGTGACGGTGCAGGTGCGATTACCCAATGCGGGCGTGTTCATTCAAGCGCAACCATCGCCGGTCGCGGTAGAAGGGGATCGCGTCACCTTCAAGTTCGCGTTGAATCGCGACGTGGATATTCTCTTGCGCTGGAAGAGGCAATGA
- a CDS encoding DUF2723 domain-containing protein gives MEKIALRWGALLASACALLLYLATMPPSLTWAHHGADGGDLASAIARGALPHPPGFPFYLLLGNLVAQIPFGELAWRLNVLSAFCAASAVGLTVATARRIGANAVAAMVAGLMLACAPLFWSQAIIVEVYAPAALGAAFLFFLAMYDAPMWVRGLVLGIGMGAHPILFFLAPFVRQATRPPAGKPPALQTIGGFLFGWLAMYGVALIAQNRAPSPWGEIATFDAWWSFVSGELYRGFVFALPLGDVPSRVIAFLALLAQQFTPVGAMIAILGLVTLRHTQPTFALSSMLAFGLVSLFAITYNTADSFVYLIVALPLAALWLAAGLSRSTHYTARITHHVIRNSHFALLILLLPLAQLVFNFGAMNQREDRTAVEWAERALAAAPPRAILVTGRDAHTFTLWYARDVWRARSDVIVLDRDLWMYAPYRAMMTREFGLTDDLSLDQVARVAARPLVNVPDSEDR, from the coding sequence GTGGAAAAAATCGCGTTAAGGTGGGGCGCGCTCCTCGCGAGCGCGTGCGCGCTGTTGCTTTATCTCGCGACGATGCCACCTTCGCTGACCTGGGCGCACCACGGCGCGGATGGTGGCGATCTGGCGAGCGCGATTGCGCGTGGCGCGTTGCCGCATCCGCCGGGCTTTCCGTTTTATCTGCTCCTCGGCAATCTGGTCGCGCAAATCCCGTTCGGCGAACTCGCGTGGCGGCTCAACGTACTGTCCGCATTCTGCGCGGCGAGCGCGGTCGGTTTGACGGTCGCCACCGCGCGACGCATCGGTGCGAATGCCGTTGCCGCGATGGTTGCGGGCTTGATGCTCGCGTGTGCGCCGCTGTTCTGGTCGCAGGCAATCATCGTCGAAGTGTACGCGCCTGCCGCATTGGGCGCGGCATTTTTATTTTTTCTCGCGATGTATGATGCGCCGATGTGGGTGCGCGGTCTAGTTCTGGGAATCGGAATGGGGGCGCATCCGATTCTGTTTTTTCTCGCGCCGTTTGTGAGGCAAGCGACTCGCCCGCCGGCGGGCAAGCCGCCTGCGTTACAGACAATCGGCGGGTTTCTTTTTGGTTGGCTCGCGATGTACGGCGTCGCGCTGATCGCTCAGAACCGCGCGCCGTCGCCGTGGGGCGAGATCGCGACGTTCGATGCGTGGTGGTCGTTTGTGAGCGGCGAACTGTATCGCGGTTTTGTGTTTGCGCTTCCACTTGGGGATGTGCCGTCGCGCGTGATCGCGTTCCTCGCGTTGCTCGCGCAACAATTTACGCCGGTTGGAGCGATGATCGCAATTCTTGGCTTGGTCACGTTGCGGCACACCCAACCAACGTTCGCGCTATCCTCCATGCTCGCGTTCGGACTTGTCAGTTTGTTCGCAATCACATACAATACCGCCGACTCGTTCGTGTATCTCATCGTCGCGTTGCCACTCGCCGCGCTCTGGCTTGCCGCCGGTTTATCACGCAGCACGCATTACACAGCACGCATTACGCATCACGTAATTCGCAATTCGCATTTCGCGCTACTCATCCTACTCCTACCGCTCGCGCAACTCGTTTTCAATTTCGGCGCGATGAACCAGCGCGAGGATCGTACCGCGGTGGAATGGGCGGAGCGCGCGCTCGCGGCTGCGCCGCCTCGCGCGATATTGGTGACCGGACGCGACGCGCATACGTTTACGTTGTGGTACGCGCGTGATGTGTGGCGCGCGCGTTCCGATGTCATCGTGCTCGACCGGGATTTGTGGATGTACGCGCCGTATCGCGCGATGATGACGCGCGAGTTTGGATTGACGGATGATTTGTCGCTCGACCAGGTTGCGCGGGTTGCCGCGCGTCCGCTGGTGAATGTGCCGGATTCGGAGGACCGCTGA
- a CDS encoding glycosyltransferase family 2 protein, which yields MSALDGALAFVLWLSVGEVVYAYAGYPILLTLLARVRRRPLQRQPITPPVSLIIAAYNEEAVIAAKIENALALDYPRARLDILIAADGSTDRTCEIARAFASRGVRVLHEPPRRGKLAAMNRAAPFATGDILVFSDANAMMEPPALCALVASFADPRVACVGGEKRIRRAASLQAQGEGAYWRYEAYLKRLDSEVNTAIGAVGELFAIRRDLFQPLDTDLLIEDFVLTMRLAARGWRIVYEPRAVTWEEATPSLRGEWRRRVRTSAGGFQAMGRLPEMLDPRRGLVVWQYWSHKIARWVAPFFMLAAFGANLGLAQFDFYRVTLLAQSVFYALALFGYVLQRAGMRVGLFQMPFYFCFANATSLAGFVRFATRTQPVTWKKSR from the coding sequence GTGAGCGCGCTCGACGGGGCGCTCGCGTTCGTTTTGTGGTTGTCGGTTGGCGAAGTGGTGTACGCCTACGCCGGCTATCCGATTTTGCTCACGCTTCTCGCGCGGGTTCGTCGCCGTCCATTGCAGCGTCAACCGATCACGCCGCCCGTGTCGCTCATCATCGCCGCGTATAATGAAGAGGCGGTGATCGCGGCAAAAATCGAGAACGCGCTCGCGCTCGATTATCCGCGCGCGCGGCTCGACATTCTCATCGCCGCGGATGGCTCGACGGATCGCACGTGCGAGATCGCGCGCGCGTTCGCGTCACGCGGTGTGCGTGTGTTGCACGAACCGCCGCGCCGCGGTAAACTCGCGGCGATGAATCGCGCCGCGCCATTTGCAACGGGAGATATTCTCGTCTTCTCCGACGCCAACGCGATGATGGAGCCGCCGGCGTTGTGCGCGCTCGTCGCGAGTTTTGCCGATCCGCGCGTCGCGTGCGTCGGCGGTGAGAAACGCATTCGCCGCGCGGCGAGTTTGCAAGCGCAAGGCGAAGGCGCGTACTGGCGGTACGAAGCATATTTGAAACGACTCGATTCGGAGGTCAACACGGCGATTGGCGCGGTCGGCGAATTGTTTGCGATTCGCCGCGATTTATTTCAGCCGCTCGATACCGATTTGCTCATCGAAGATTTTGTGTTGACGATGCGGCTCGCCGCGCGCGGGTGGCGCATCGTGTACGAACCGCGCGCGGTGACCTGGGAAGAGGCAACGCCATCGCTGCGCGGCGAGTGGCGACGGCGCGTGCGGACATCGGCGGGCGGATTTCAGGCGATGGGACGTTTGCCGGAAATGCTCGATCCGCGGCGCGGGTTGGTCGTGTGGCAGTACTGGTCGCACAAAATTGCGCGTTGGGTTGCGCCGTTCTTTATGCTTGCCGCGTTTGGCGCGAACCTGGGTCTGGCGCAGTTCGATTTTTACCGCGTGACATTGCTCGCGCAGAGTGTGTTTTATGCGCTCGCCTTGTTCGGTTATGTGTTGCAACGCGCGGGAATGCGCGTGGGGTTGTTCCAGATGCCGTTCTATTTTTGTTTCGCGAACGCGACGAGTCTGGCGGGGTTTGTGCGCTTTGCCACGCGTACGCAACCGGTGACGTGGAAAAAATCGCGTTAA
- a CDS encoding methyltransferase domain-containing protein: protein MMTPAQRQDVEHFDRYWRDEFQAGKRDLRVAPDEEIWRRDLGYARRVAFEWLGDLRGKRVLELGCGSGDNTVLLARRGARVAACDLAPSAVAITRERARVNRLDTALSASVMLAETLAFENETFDWAVGFGLLHHADLAPLAREVKRVLRCDGRALFFEPLGTNPVLEFARHHLPYRDKHHSQNEHPLRYTDVNTFGAIFRAMRTREFYLFSMITRALGNETSFPLLSRLDEFLIARVPAVRAWCRYILVEYAA, encoded by the coding sequence ATGATGACTCCTGCCCAGCGCCAGGATGTCGAGCACTTTGATCGCTACTGGCGCGACGAATTCCAAGCCGGCAAACGCGATCTGCGCGTGGCGCCCGATGAAGAAATCTGGCGGCGCGATTTGGGTTACGCGCGTCGCGTCGCGTTCGAGTGGCTGGGTGATTTGCGCGGCAAACGCGTCCTCGAACTGGGTTGCGGTTCCGGCGATAATACCGTTTTGCTCGCGCGTCGCGGCGCGCGCGTCGCCGCGTGCGATCTCGCCCCATCGGCGGTCGCCATCACGCGCGAACGCGCGCGCGTGAATCGTCTCGACACCGCGTTGAGCGCGAGCGTGATGCTCGCCGAAACGCTCGCGTTCGAGAACGAGACTTTCGATTGGGCGGTCGGCTTTGGCTTGTTGCATCACGCGGACCTCGCGCCGCTCGCCCGCGAAGTGAAACGCGTGCTCCGGTGCGACGGGCGCGCGCTTTTCTTCGAACCGCTCGGCACCAATCCTGTCTTGGAATTCGCGCGGCATCACTTGCCGTATCGCGACAAGCATCACTCGCAAAACGAACACCCACTCCGTTATACGGATGTGAACACGTTCGGCGCGATTTTTCGCGCGATGCGCACGCGCGAGTTTTATCTGTTCTCGATGATTACGCGCGCGCTGGGTAATGAAACGTCGTTTCCCCTCTTGTCTCGCCTCGACGAATTTTTGATCGCGCGCGTGCCGGCGGTGCGCGCGTGGTGTCGTTACATCCTCGTGGAGTACGCCGCGTGA